In a single window of the Candidatus Nanosynbacter featherlites genome:
- a CDS encoding carboxypeptidase-like regulatory domain-containing protein, translated as MQPVITKQKIIGGAVIIGALLVAFISYYVFQTVTRDTTLLATFAPETVKMSYDSVKNQTITSDKPVTVKSGKHTFSFSADGYETYTIVLDLEKGKERKLLFALTPKSDKAKNELKQKKYAKVLDGLGSRQVNRVGKEIDEANPILQHLPFEDRDYRVFSCQPYRTDIKKSHKIGICITMVGRNGDALLSQILERLARLGATPDNYDLKINNYIIPTKKEKDSRAAVPCGNGQPSWCYKFRDR; from the coding sequence ATGCAGCCAGTCATTACTAAACAAAAAATTATTGGCGGTGCAGTGATCATTGGCGCGCTGCTTGTTGCTTTCATTTCATACTATGTATTCCAAACCGTCACCCGCGATACCACACTGCTGGCAACCTTTGCGCCAGAAACTGTCAAAATGTCTTATGATTCAGTGAAAAACCAGACCATCACCTCTGATAAACCCGTAACGGTTAAAAGCGGTAAACATACTTTCAGTTTCAGTGCTGATGGCTATGAAACATATACTATTGTACTTGACCTGGAGAAGGGAAAAGAACGAAAACTGTTGTTTGCCCTGACACCGAAAAGTGATAAAGCAAAAAATGAACTGAAGCAGAAAAAATATGCCAAAGTCTTGGATGGACTAGGTAGTCGACAAGTAAACAGGGTCGGTAAGGAAATCGATGAGGCTAATCCAATATTGCAGCATCTACCATTTGAAGACAGAGATTACCGAGTCTTCTCGTGTCAGCCATATCGCACGGATATCAAGAAATCGCATAAAATCGGCATCTGTATCACCATGGTCGGGCGCAACGGTGACGCGCTTCTGAGTCAAATATTAGAACGACTCGCCAGGCTTGGCGCGACACCAGATAACTACGACTTGAAGATTAATAACTACATCATACCAACCAAGAAAGAAAAAGATAGTCGAGCCGCTGTACCGTGTGGCAATGGACAGCCATCGTGGTGCTACAAATTCCGTGATCGTTAA
- a CDS encoding M15 family metallopeptidase, translating into MPRIDYTTDPDIDERLNPASEQTSKYLNSMENNAAKDNFYDDDKKDDGLNAADSVNNQEQLYSRSPLGKAGGKKRGNLLANMTRKKWGATAGIGGGLFGLMMLFFTILPYKLDAMVSTITDQLSSVPQHAINQRLEYITTRWVAMKMMQTAYPGDANIVFCAGGGVLCHLGATKYSTWFEEQLDAKFEQEGRKVKVVFNASGRNTLGGKATSFSMHLESKDMDSVLKGVEKELSHKDMRRHIKKMTRKVHGRNYFMRYLSKRVLYRKYGVKKFNIIPEKAGQKYADFKAKIKLNMNTRITAKMSPRFAAYLGCLDGTDAKKCQDTLDKLNNDLDSKISEAEKEAEKATGDNKTKADEKVKKIKGQKEAINNIDSLSKAAPDTPLGKIISKQLFKKIAAANAIIGAIDLVAKIVGAVNEKIIEIVGADQKKQLYTAFTYDEEASPVLTRDQIRAGTIDNIQHVELATSLFDGAESAPIFQATFGGNNTAASLLYPTAYAEDGGIRTKCDVGGEQKVVALDPGELVCPEKKIVKDYTTFTKYPVWRVLAGIAEAWNSTFGAIIDFVGDTVGKVFSWFFSYLQELPGLKQLVELSEGLIEKAMGWAVSLLFGIPEVGVDAPGNNNFEALHGGLTTTMQSSTEAGQAGADSGSKQPDGIGGARLTNQQVSVLAKQIEQERDEEFREQPLMAKLFDPTLKRSVAGQLLAVMPTSGFSTARLLARAPVALASAVTPAHTHAAKYDQAAVLRAFGVTWHGFSDEAVYKADPSQYTDNVCSAKAKAREESYGIHEGDLVPTYSVADPCALELTVAGNLALMADDKEGKYYPKEIDDPSANTGAQQPSSGPVGDAIGPPELEEAQTFGAEPASWGGHKNGEIPLSAMSELKTAPGHYMHPKAAQAFDAMNEAYAQEHGGQHMTITESYRTLATQQDYFSSGITQASPGTSKHGHGLALDINVGGSSFNTPIYLWLAANASKYGFVNPPWARDRNNPGWYKDEPWHWDYARRVQ; encoded by the coding sequence ATGCCACGGATTGACTATACGACCGATCCAGATATTGATGAACGGCTCAATCCGGCTTCTGAACAAACGTCCAAATATCTTAATTCCATGGAAAACAATGCCGCCAAGGATAATTTCTATGACGACGACAAGAAAGATGATGGACTAAACGCCGCGGACAGTGTTAACAATCAAGAGCAGCTATATTCTCGGTCTCCTTTGGGTAAGGCTGGCGGTAAAAAGCGCGGCAACCTCTTGGCGAATATGACTCGCAAAAAATGGGGTGCCACAGCCGGCATTGGTGGAGGATTATTTGGCTTAATGATGTTATTTTTCACAATTTTGCCATATAAGCTTGATGCCATGGTCTCCACCATCACCGACCAGCTCAGCTCTGTGCCACAACACGCCATTAACCAACGGCTAGAATATATCACCACACGCTGGGTTGCCATGAAAATGATGCAAACCGCATATCCGGGTGACGCAAACATCGTATTTTGTGCTGGCGGTGGTGTGTTGTGTCACTTAGGAGCCACAAAGTACAGTACCTGGTTTGAGGAACAGCTTGACGCTAAGTTTGAACAAGAAGGAAGAAAGGTTAAAGTTGTGTTTAATGCCAGCGGGCGAAATACCTTGGGTGGTAAGGCAACATCATTTTCTATGCATCTTGAGTCAAAAGATATGGACTCTGTTTTAAAGGGGGTAGAGAAAGAACTATCTCACAAAGATATGCGTCGTCACATCAAAAAGATGACACGTAAAGTTCATGGCCGTAATTACTTCATGCGCTATCTATCCAAACGTGTTTTGTACCGAAAATATGGGGTGAAAAAGTTTAATATCATACCGGAAAAAGCTGGTCAGAAATATGCTGATTTTAAGGCTAAAATTAAACTGAACATGAATACCCGCATCACTGCCAAAATGTCACCTCGCTTTGCAGCATATTTGGGATGTTTAGATGGTACTGACGCTAAAAAATGTCAAGATACGTTAGATAAACTAAATAATGATCTTGATTCAAAGATCAGCGAGGCGGAGAAAGAGGCTGAAAAGGCCACTGGCGATAATAAGACAAAAGCTGATGAAAAAGTGAAGAAAATTAAAGGTCAAAAAGAAGCCATTAACAATATCGACTCTCTGTCCAAAGCAGCACCGGACACACCACTAGGTAAAATTATCAGCAAACAATTATTTAAGAAAATAGCGGCTGCCAATGCCATCATTGGAGCAATTGACCTTGTTGCAAAAATCGTGGGAGCGGTTAATGAAAAAATTATTGAGATCGTTGGAGCGGACCAGAAGAAGCAATTATACACCGCTTTTACCTATGACGAGGAAGCCAGCCCAGTCTTAACCCGAGACCAAATTCGTGCCGGAACAATCGACAATATTCAGCACGTTGAATTAGCAACCTCACTGTTTGACGGCGCTGAATCAGCACCAATATTCCAAGCGACGTTTGGCGGTAATAACACCGCAGCCTCACTACTATATCCAACGGCATATGCTGAGGACGGTGGTATTCGCACCAAATGTGACGTTGGTGGTGAACAAAAGGTTGTTGCTTTGGATCCTGGTGAACTTGTCTGTCCAGAGAAAAAAATCGTCAAAGACTACACTACCTTTACGAAATATCCTGTTTGGCGAGTGCTAGCAGGAATTGCCGAAGCCTGGAACAGCACCTTTGGTGCAATCATCGACTTTGTTGGCGACACAGTCGGCAAGGTATTCAGTTGGTTCTTTAGTTATCTACAGGAACTACCAGGATTGAAGCAGCTTGTTGAACTTTCGGAAGGTTTGATTGAAAAAGCCATGGGCTGGGCAGTAAGTCTACTGTTCGGTATACCAGAGGTGGGAGTTGATGCTCCAGGTAATAATAACTTTGAGGCTCTCCATGGTGGACTCACAACAACCATGCAAAGTAGCACTGAAGCTGGGCAGGCTGGGGCTGATTCAGGCTCCAAACAGCCGGATGGAATTGGTGGAGCGCGATTAACCAACCAGCAGGTTAGTGTACTGGCAAAACAAATTGAGCAGGAGCGCGACGAAGAATTCCGTGAACAACCATTGATGGCAAAATTGTTCGACCCAACGCTCAAACGCTCAGTAGCTGGACAATTACTAGCCGTCATGCCAACGTCTGGATTTTCGACCGCGCGACTACTTGCACGCGCGCCAGTTGCTTTGGCGTCTGCCGTCACACCGGCTCATACTCACGCTGCTAAATACGATCAAGCAGCCGTCTTACGGGCCTTTGGCGTGACATGGCATGGCTTTAGTGATGAAGCAGTCTATAAAGCCGACCCAAGTCAATACACCGACAATGTCTGTTCAGCCAAAGCCAAAGCACGTGAAGAAAGTTACGGAATTCACGAAGGTGACTTAGTTCCAACATATAGTGTAGCTGACCCATGCGCACTGGAATTAACAGTGGCTGGTAACCTGGCGCTGATGGCCGACGACAAGGAAGGTAAATATTACCCAAAGGAAATTGATGATCCATCAGCTAACACTGGAGCGCAACAGCCAAGTAGCGGACCGGTTGGAGATGCCATTGGCCCGCCAGAACTTGAAGAAGCACAAACCTTTGGCGCTGAGCCCGCATCATGGGGTGGACATAAAAACGGTGAGATTCCGCTGTCAGCCATGAGTGAGCTAAAAACCGCGCCAGGTCACTATATGCATCCAAAGGCCGCTCAAGCCTTTGACGCGATGAATGAAGCGTACGCCCAGGAACACGGTGGTCAACATATGACCATTACTGAATCATACCGAACTCTAGCGACTCAACAGGATTACTTTTCAAGCGGCATAACACAGGCATCTCCAGGAACTTCAAAACACGGTCATGGGCTAGCCTTGGATATTAATGTTGGTGGCTCTAGTTTTAATACACCAATCTACCTATGGCTAGCCGCCAATGCTTCAAAATACGGCTTCGTCAACCCACCATGGGCAAGGGATCGCAATAATCCTGGTTGGTATAAAGATGAACCATGGCACTGGGATTACGCAAGGAGAGTACAATGA
- a CDS encoding conjugal transfer protein TraC, translating to MQPDNQQPYQLPPNPTTPPVVSGQPSQALPPQPQQPQPGQPMLPMQPGMTQPGQPAPNPQAQPAPKDKKSAISTQNTLLFSEMRENMIIMSDGSFRAVIECQSINFDLMSTREREAIEFSYQNLLNSLYFPIQILVRSQRVDIGPYLDRLSHIRRSQDNMLLNVLMDDYMNFIDVLSQEANIMDKRFFIVVPYFPGGDVNAMKQQARGLFDSFFSGKKETLITRIDQPMYEKAKDEIKNRIDTVMNGLFAMGVKSLQLNTRQLGELFYISYNPDTAARQPLVRNPNDLTTTYIRKGNGESPYGGDL from the coding sequence ATGCAACCAGATAATCAACAACCATACCAATTACCACCCAACCCGACGACACCGCCGGTTGTTTCTGGGCAGCCCAGCCAAGCTTTACCGCCACAACCACAGCAACCACAACCTGGTCAGCCGATGCTACCAATGCAGCCCGGTATGACTCAGCCTGGTCAACCAGCTCCAAATCCGCAGGCCCAACCAGCGCCTAAAGATAAAAAGAGCGCCATTAGCACACAAAATACGTTGCTATTTTCAGAGATGCGCGAAAATATGATCATCATGAGCGATGGTAGTTTTCGAGCAGTGATAGAATGTCAGTCCATCAACTTTGACCTGATGAGCACCCGCGAGCGAGAAGCTATTGAATTTAGCTATCAGAACCTGCTTAACTCACTCTATTTCCCAATTCAGATCCTAGTGCGGTCGCAGCGCGTTGACATTGGCCCATATCTGGATCGATTGTCACACATTCGCCGCTCTCAGGACAATATGTTACTAAATGTATTGATGGATGACTACATGAACTTCATCGACGTTTTGTCACAAGAGGCAAACATCATGGATAAACGCTTCTTTATTGTGGTGCCGTATTTTCCTGGTGGTGATGTTAATGCCATGAAACAACAGGCAAGGGGTCTGTTTGACAGCTTCTTTAGCGGCAAGAAAGAAACGTTGATCACCAGGATTGATCAGCCAATGTACGAGAAGGCAAAAGATGAAATCAAAAACCGCATCGATACGGTGATGAACGGTTTATTTGCCATGGGTGTGAAGAGTTTACAACTTAACACCAGGCAGCTTGGAGAATTGTTCTATATCTCGTACAATCCTGATACTGCAGCACGCCAGCCATTGGTGCGTAACCCTAATGATTTGACAACCACCTATATCCGCAAGGGAAATGGTGAATCACCATATGGAGGAGACCTATAA
- the dnaA gene encoding chromosomal replication initiator protein DnaA: protein MKEQAIWQGVLGQLELTIPSSSFSAWFTKTKLELVSDKEAVIIVPNIFVEAQLEKKFHTDIQAALKSNGFEGVVRYRIGSGSRKRTVNREQPEEVTRPKERRIIAPTQKNNSNLNPRYTFDNFIVGSSNDLAYAACQAVASHPGLKYNPLYLYGGSGLGKTHLMQAVGNEIIKQQPSARVLYTTTEAFVNEFLDYIRFKKKGFSDKYRNVDVLIVDDMQFIAGKEKTQDEFFHTFNDLHQNNKQIIISSDKPPKSIPTLTDRLRSRFEWGMAIDIQMPDYETRCAIVKAKAGLSGTELESGVVEYLAANFKTNIRELEGALNRLLAYADMQGFVPDVAAAESVLGDMKRVRPQHITAKQIIDRTARYFNLDPKDMCSARRDKFIVQPRQIAMYLLRSELKMSFPKIAQELGRKDHTTAMHSVEKITKESLTNQLVREQINDVKDKLYVQN, encoded by the coding sequence ATGAAAGAACAAGCAATCTGGCAGGGAGTGTTGGGTCAATTAGAATTGACCATTCCGTCTTCTTCATTTTCTGCATGGTTTACAAAAACAAAATTAGAACTAGTTTCCGACAAAGAAGCCGTTATCATCGTTCCAAATATTTTCGTAGAGGCTCAGTTGGAGAAAAAATTTCATACCGATATTCAAGCGGCTTTAAAATCAAATGGTTTTGAAGGAGTGGTGCGGTATCGGATTGGTTCTGGTTCACGAAAAAGAACTGTCAACCGGGAGCAACCAGAAGAAGTTACCCGTCCAAAGGAACGTCGCATCATTGCGCCGACGCAAAAAAACAATAGTAATCTCAATCCGCGTTACACTTTTGATAATTTCATCGTCGGATCAAGTAATGACCTGGCTTACGCTGCATGCCAAGCGGTCGCGTCGCACCCTGGTCTTAAATATAATCCACTGTATCTATATGGTGGTTCGGGTCTTGGTAAAACTCACCTCATGCAAGCAGTCGGTAATGAGATTATCAAACAGCAGCCGTCAGCTCGAGTGTTATACACAACAACTGAGGCTTTTGTGAATGAATTCCTTGACTATATCCGTTTCAAGAAAAAGGGGTTTTCTGATAAATATCGCAATGTTGACGTGCTGATCGTTGATGATATGCAGTTTATTGCCGGTAAAGAAAAAACTCAGGATGAATTTTTTCACACGTTTAACGACCTCCACCAAAACAATAAACAAATTATCATCAGCTCCGATAAACCACCCAAAAGCATCCCTACCCTCACCGACCGACTGCGCAGCCGTTTTGAATGGGGCATGGCGATTGATATTCAAATGCCTGACTATGAAACGCGGTGTGCCATTGTCAAAGCAAAAGCTGGCCTCAGTGGCACTGAGTTAGAATCAGGTGTTGTTGAATATTTGGCAGCTAATTTTAAAACTAACATCCGAGAGTTAGAGGGCGCGCTTAACCGTCTGTTGGCCTATGCTGACATGCAAGGCTTCGTGCCAGACGTAGCAGCAGCTGAAAGTGTTCTGGGAGACATGAAACGGGTTCGCCCACAACACATTACCGCTAAGCAGATCATTGATCGTACAGCACGCTATTTTAATCTGGATCCAAAAGATATGTGTTCAGCCAGGCGCGACAAGTTCATCGTCCAGCCACGACAAATCGCCATGTATCTGTTGCGTAGCGAATTGAAAATGAGTTTTCCAAAAATCGCTCAAGAACTTGGTCGTAAAGACCACACCACAGCCATGCACTCTGTCGAAAAAATCACCAAAGAAAGCTTAACCAACCAACTGGTGCGTGAACAAATCAATGACGTCAAGGATAAACTCTATGTGCAAAATTAG
- the dnaN gene encoding DNA polymerase III subunit beta, with protein sequence MKLSVTQENFAKALSNIGRVASGRVELPILNNILLRTDGGRLLIAATNLEIASTQYIGAKIQSPGSITIPARLISEFISTLPSGTIDLETKDDHLHITSGKFKSVINGVIADEFPELPTINEDTAVRYEIATDDLKKAVSQTILAASSDMARAVLTGVYWHTFENELYLAATDGYRLAERKLMKADGEVAAIIPTSALQEVIRSLSDATETIVILFGDDQVCFQTPELEIISRLIDGKFPDYRQLIPQQSQTEIIVSRADLSRITKVASLFARESGGGVTINASAEDNIISIHSIASELGENTSEATAKISADGQITLNSRYLTEALNVTDGEEVSFAFSGKLSPCIIQSTAKKRDYIHIIMPLKS encoded by the coding sequence ATGAAGCTTTCAGTCACACAAGAAAATTTTGCAAAAGCGCTTAGTAATATTGGAAGAGTGGCTTCTGGTCGCGTTGAACTTCCTATTCTGAACAATATTTTGCTTCGTACGGACGGAGGAAGATTATTGATTGCAGCTACCAATTTGGAAATTGCTTCCACCCAGTATATTGGTGCCAAAATACAATCGCCAGGTTCGATCACCATCCCGGCACGACTGATCTCAGAATTTATCTCAACCTTGCCAAGCGGTACTATCGACCTGGAGACCAAAGACGATCATCTGCACATCACTTCTGGTAAATTTAAATCAGTTATCAATGGCGTCATTGCTGATGAATTTCCAGAATTACCAACCATCAATGAAGATACAGCAGTGCGCTACGAAATCGCCACTGATGATCTGAAAAAAGCAGTGTCACAAACCATTTTGGCGGCCAGCTCTGATATGGCTCGGGCAGTGCTGACTGGCGTGTATTGGCATACGTTTGAAAATGAGCTATATCTAGCGGCGACTGATGGCTACCGGTTGGCTGAGCGAAAACTCATGAAAGCGGATGGTGAAGTTGCAGCCATCATCCCGACGTCTGCGCTACAGGAAGTGATTCGTAGTTTAAGTGATGCCACAGAAACCATCGTGATATTGTTTGGTGATGATCAAGTTTGTTTCCAGACACCAGAACTAGAAATTATTAGTCGCTTGATTGACGGAAAATTCCCAGACTATCGCCAGCTGATTCCTCAGCAGTCACAGACGGAAATCATCGTCTCACGCGCCGACCTCAGCCGCATCACCAAAGTTGCTAGCTTGTTTGCTCGAGAGTCAGGCGGCGGCGTTACTATCAATGCTTCAGCTGAAGACAATATCATTTCCATCCACTCCATCGCCTCAGAACTTGGTGAAAACACCTCAGAAGCAACTGCTAAGATTTCTGCTGACGGTCAAATTACGCTCAACTCTCGGTATTTGACTGAAGCTTTGAATGTTACAGACGGAGAGGAAGTATCATTTGCCTTCAGTGGTAAGCTCTCCCCGTGTATCATTCAGTCCACGGCTAAGAAGCGTGACTATATTCACATCATTATGCCGCTAAAAAGTTAG
- a CDS encoding VirB4-like conjugal transfer ATPase, CD1110 family, with product MAKKKLDAIDIAAQQRAREQAEVEQAFLTGVRTLRDFIAPSSVEIQASYFRLGAKYGRTIYVYGYPREIYTGWLSSVINIDEVLDISMFIYPVDTQVVLNNLRKKVTQLEASMNINAEKGRVRDPAMEAALQDAEELRNQLQIGSEKFFRYGLYVTIYADSLDELNFIQHKIETIFGQQLIFSKVASNQQEQGLNSTVPQLMDQLQIRRNMNTGAISTSFPFTSADLTDGKGVLYGINMHNNGLVIFDRFSLENANMVVFAKSGAGKSFTVKLEALRSMMTGADIVIIDPENEYQKLCDAVGGSHIRLSLNSDTRINPFDLPRVIDTEEADDALRANLVTLHGLLRQMLGGSVAGSIGLTAAEEADIDQALIDTYARVGITSDPLTHNSTPPTIHDLYDTLLHMGGTGPQLAQRLRKFTSGTFAGIFSQQSNIDINNAMVVFNIRDLEDELRPTAMYIVLNHIWNITRTDQKKRMLIVDEAWQLMKYEDSASFLFSLAKRARKYQLGLTTITQDVEDFVGSKMGRAIVANSSMQLLLKQSSSAVDVLSSVFKLTEEEQKRLANFPVGQGLFFAGQNHVHIQIQASDTEYDLINTSPTKQLPSETPIGGYGAV from the coding sequence ATGGCTAAGAAAAAATTAGACGCCATCGACATTGCCGCTCAACAGCGTGCTCGTGAACAAGCTGAAGTTGAGCAAGCTTTCTTGACCGGTGTGAGAACCTTGCGCGACTTTATTGCACCAAGCAGTGTGGAAATTCAAGCAAGCTATTTCCGACTGGGTGCCAAATATGGTCGCACTATCTACGTCTATGGCTATCCTCGTGAAATTTACACTGGTTGGTTGAGCTCGGTGATTAACATCGACGAAGTGCTGGATATCAGCATGTTCATCTACCCAGTCGACACTCAGGTGGTGCTTAACAATTTGCGTAAAAAAGTGACTCAGCTGGAAGCAAGTATGAATATCAACGCAGAAAAGGGGCGTGTGCGTGACCCGGCCATGGAAGCTGCCTTACAGGATGCCGAAGAACTGCGTAACCAGCTACAGATTGGTTCAGAGAAATTCTTCCGTTATGGGTTATATGTGACGATTTATGCCGACAGTCTTGATGAGCTGAATTTTATTCAACATAAAATTGAAACAATCTTTGGTCAGCAGCTCATATTTAGTAAGGTAGCATCAAATCAGCAAGAGCAAGGACTGAACAGTACCGTTCCTCAGTTGATGGACCAACTACAGATTCGCCGCAACATGAACACTGGTGCCATCTCCACCAGCTTCCCATTCACATCTGCTGACTTAACTGACGGCAAGGGTGTATTGTATGGCATCAATATGCACAACAATGGTTTGGTGATCTTTGACCGATTTTCTCTAGAAAACGCCAACATGGTGGTGTTTGCCAAGTCTGGTGCTGGTAAGTCGTTTACAGTGAAACTGGAAGCACTGCGCAGTATGATGACTGGCGCTGACATTGTCATCATCGACCCAGAAAATGAATACCAAAAGTTGTGTGATGCGGTTGGTGGTAGTCACATACGCTTGAGTTTGAACAGTGACACGCGTATTAATCCGTTTGATTTACCACGGGTGATTGATACTGAGGAGGCGGACGATGCTTTGCGTGCTAACTTGGTTACACTGCACGGTTTGTTGCGTCAGATGTTGGGCGGTTCAGTAGCTGGCTCAATTGGACTCACCGCGGCAGAGGAGGCGGATATTGATCAGGCTTTGATTGATACCTACGCTCGTGTCGGCATCACGTCAGACCCACTAACGCACAATTCAACACCACCAACCATTCACGATTTGTACGACACGCTGCTACACATGGGCGGTACTGGCCCACAACTAGCACAGCGTCTGCGTAAGTTTACCTCTGGTACATTTGCTGGTATTTTCAGCCAGCAGAGCAACATTGACATCAATAACGCCATGGTAGTTTTTAATATCCGAGACCTAGAAGACGAACTACGCCCAACGGCTATGTATATTGTATTGAATCACATCTGGAATATCACTCGAACCGACCAGAAAAAGCGTATGTTGATCGTTGACGAGGCGTGGCAATTGATGAAATATGAAGATTCAGCCAGCTTCTTGTTTAGCCTAGCTAAGCGAGCCCGAAAATATCAACTAGGCCTCACCACAATCACCCAGGACGTCGAAGACTTTGTGGGTAGTAAAATGGGTCGCGCCATCGTCGCCAACTCATCCATGCAGCTGCTTCTCAAACAGTCATCAAGTGCCGTTGATGTACTTTCCAGTGTGTTCAAGTTGACCGAGGAAGAACAGAAACGCCTGGCGAATTTCCCGGTTGGACAGGGTTTGTTCTTTGCTGGACAAAACCACGTACACATCCAAATTCAAGCCAGTGACACCGAGTACGATCTGATCAATACCTCACCGACGAAGCAACTTCCGTCTGAAACACCAATTGGTGGTTATGGAGCAGTATAA
- a CDS encoding phage tail tip lysozyme, giving the protein MKRVTVGLLLALAGCIIFLTANSSAAPEKDKKEEKKNQPAGIPYQDYIKNDINITNPNSQICSTQNTATGELSGENVEKVLKFFTGKGLTLVQAAAVAGNLQQESRIDPSALNSIGAFGIAQWLGGRRTNLEKKPNYSTIEGQLEYLWEELNGAENAGLKVLLKHTDKSGSSVSALAVEFGETFERYGPNEEGNRAQYASEIFNSYKGKIQDGDPSKIAPSAGSDSGGAQISSASATGCSGDGSSVAGQSIVDTAKQLAWNPNTDKGANNHTAKAEYIDAVKKNNPSVVGSSDTDCGRFIATVMRTSGADKDYEPIGTTAQYSYVKSHPEKFKIIERPSASDLQPGDILLHPSHGGYGHTLIYTGDVGGGYVAANASLDDTVPIFIKQGSVDYQLSQAGNILVRVIQSNKT; this is encoded by the coding sequence ATGAAACGAGTAACTGTTGGTCTACTGTTGGCTTTGGCGGGCTGTATCATATTTTTGACCGCAAATTCTTCAGCAGCACCAGAAAAAGATAAAAAAGAAGAAAAGAAGAATCAGCCAGCTGGCATCCCTTACCAAGATTATATTAAAAACGACATTAATATTACCAATCCAAATAGCCAAATCTGCTCAACCCAAAACACCGCAACTGGTGAACTTTCTGGCGAAAATGTAGAAAAGGTTCTTAAATTCTTTACCGGTAAGGGCCTAACTTTGGTACAAGCAGCAGCTGTGGCTGGTAACCTCCAACAGGAGTCTCGCATTGATCCAAGTGCACTCAACAGCATCGGTGCCTTCGGCATCGCTCAGTGGCTGGGTGGACGCCGCACGAATCTGGAAAAGAAGCCAAACTACAGTACCATTGAAGGACAATTAGAATATCTCTGGGAAGAGTTAAATGGAGCAGAAAACGCTGGTTTAAAGGTATTACTTAAACACACCGATAAATCAGGAAGTAGTGTCAGCGCTTTGGCGGTCGAGTTTGGTGAAACATTTGAGCGCTATGGCCCAAATGAAGAAGGTAACCGTGCCCAGTATGCTTCTGAGATTTTCAACAGTTATAAGGGTAAAATCCAAGATGGCGATCCATCGAAAATCGCGCCAAGCGCTGGTAGTGATTCGGGCGGCGCACAAATTAGTTCAGCATCAGCAACTGGTTGTAGTGGTGATGGGTCAAGCGTCGCCGGACAAAGTATCGTCGATACAGCCAAACAATTAGCATGGAATCCAAACACTGATAAAGGAGCTAATAACCACACGGCTAAAGCTGAATATATTGATGCGGTCAAGAAAAATAACCCGAGTGTCGTCGGTAGTTCAGACACTGACTGCGGTCGATTTATAGCGACGGTGATGCGTACCTCTGGTGCAGATAAAGATTATGAACCGATTGGCACTACAGCACAATATTCTTATGTAAAATCTCATCCAGAAAAATTCAAAATCATCGAGCGCCCATCTGCCTCAGACTTGCAGCCGGGTGATATTCTCCTCCACCCAAGCCATGGTGGTTACGGACATACCTTGATTTACACCGGTGACGTCGGCGGAGGGTATGTCGCCGCTAATGCCTCACTTGATGATACGGTGCCGATATTCATCAAGCAAGGATCAGTTGATTACCAACTCAGCCAGGCAGGCAACATCTTAGTTCGCGTCATTCAATCAAACAAAACCTAG